One genomic window of Streptomyces diastaticus subsp. diastaticus includes the following:
- a CDS encoding DUF5753 domain-containing protein, producing MGRQERSGGANRAELGLYLKGARERVFVDGRPMTRKFVVAHPSIKPFKISEHTLVRIENGQARIRTKPVLKALIELYGIDDLEQQERVMELWSKDRSNEDWTTAFRPVMSPSMTAFVGLEADAESINLYHPGIVHGLLQHEDYAKALYEAEQNVADTTNTFIRTHVQLRAERKRRVLQRQPKPVYIHAILSEAALRARVGGQDIMRKQWDELAMLSRLPHVSIQVLPLNSGGYRATHDFAVLNLRKPLRPVVQTDTAWGALSTSDKPAQIERFARAFSTMSSFALAPEETPEYLYKLGNEGVTP from the coding sequence ATGGGTCGTCAAGAGCGCAGCGGCGGAGCCAACCGTGCGGAGCTGGGCCTGTACCTCAAGGGGGCCCGCGAGCGGGTCTTCGTGGACGGCCGGCCCATGACACGGAAGTTCGTCGTGGCGCATCCGTCCATCAAGCCCTTCAAGATTTCTGAGCACACCCTCGTCCGGATCGAGAACGGTCAGGCCCGTATCCGCACGAAGCCTGTGCTCAAAGCCCTGATAGAGCTCTACGGAATCGATGACCTGGAACAGCAGGAACGGGTGATGGAGCTCTGGTCGAAGGACAGGAGCAACGAGGACTGGACCACGGCCTTCAGGCCCGTGATGTCGCCCAGCATGACGGCCTTCGTCGGCCTGGAGGCCGACGCCGAATCGATCAACCTCTACCACCCCGGGATCGTGCACGGACTGCTTCAGCACGAGGACTACGCCAAGGCCCTCTACGAGGCGGAGCAGAATGTTGCGGACACCACGAACACCTTCATCCGCACCCACGTCCAACTCCGCGCCGAGCGCAAGCGGCGAGTCCTGCAAAGACAGCCGAAACCCGTGTACATCCACGCCATCCTCAGTGAGGCAGCTCTACGAGCGAGAGTCGGAGGGCAAGACATCATGCGCAAGCAGTGGGACGAACTTGCGATGCTCTCCCGCCTTCCGCACGTCAGCATCCAGGTCCTCCCCCTCAACAGTGGCGGCTACCGCGCCACGCACGACTTCGCAGTCCTGAACCTGAGGAAACCTCTGCGGCCGGTGGTCCAGACGGACACCGCCTGGGGAGCCCTCAGCACCAGCGACAAGCCTGCCCAGATCGAACGCTTCGCCCGAGCGTTCTCCACGATGTCCAGCTTTGCGCTGGCCCCGGAGGAGACTCCGGAATACCTGTACAAACTCGGAAACGAAGGGGTCACCCCGTGA
- a CDS encoding ABC transporter ATP-binding protein, giving the protein MTTPTPPDVPVMRLADDSRPTTGIGRTARRMPAVLARTARLAWRADRPAVVCMVVAQVTAAALAALALTATTAVLAAGLDMATAHSTGRPVAPLLSAATTPCVTLVLALAGAALADAAARAAAARLGPKCSREADLQVLDAAARVELIAYEHPGFEDALDAAGKGAESARDLVADAQSLISTTARLAAVALVLATLDPSLLALLLLAAAPRAVASLRAARLEHAAVHASRADSRLRQSLRGYSTDRNTAAEIRASAMGPFLSTRYRQVSDRLEHDVLTAALRSLRVQLTGDAASSLALAGCFAALAWMVTAGRIDLAAAGTALFALRTASAALTTLTRAAARVFRTGLYLDDWSAFLTDADHHRTRRGTLQLPAGPPTLITARNITFTYPGADRPALDQLDFDLRSGELVAVIGENGAGKSTLVQLLTGLYLPDTGTVRWDGLDLADIDPASVWAKLALTPQDYTRWPLTARENIHLGTPRPEGDQAVMEAARASGADTVLAALPQGLDTSLARSWWGGHDLSGGQWQRLALARSFHADAPVHILDEPTAALDARAEHQVLQRFRALTDARAGLFVTHRLASARIADRVVVLHHGRVTESGTYDELLHQPGSRFAELHQLQSGTELVQ; this is encoded by the coding sequence GTGACAACACCCACCCCGCCCGACGTCCCCGTCATGCGCCTGGCCGATGACAGCCGCCCCACCACCGGCATAGGCCGAACCGCCCGGCGGATGCCCGCCGTCCTGGCCCGCACCGCCCGCCTCGCCTGGCGCGCCGACCGCCCAGCCGTGGTCTGCATGGTCGTCGCACAAGTCACGGCCGCCGCCCTCGCGGCGCTCGCCCTGACCGCGACAACCGCCGTACTCGCAGCCGGCCTCGACATGGCCACCGCCCACTCCACAGGCCGGCCCGTTGCACCCCTGCTCTCGGCAGCAACCACGCCCTGCGTCACCCTGGTCCTCGCGCTCGCCGGAGCCGCCCTCGCGGACGCGGCCGCCCGCGCGGCCGCAGCCCGACTCGGCCCGAAGTGCTCACGCGAAGCCGACCTCCAGGTCCTCGACGCCGCCGCCCGCGTCGAGCTGATCGCCTACGAGCACCCCGGCTTCGAAGACGCTCTCGACGCCGCCGGCAAGGGCGCCGAAAGCGCCCGCGACCTCGTCGCGGACGCCCAGAGCCTCATCTCGACCACCGCCCGCCTCGCAGCCGTCGCACTCGTCCTCGCCACGCTCGACCCGTCCCTCCTCGCCCTGCTCCTCCTCGCGGCAGCACCCCGCGCCGTCGCCTCCCTGCGCGCCGCCCGCCTCGAACACGCCGCCGTCCACGCCTCCCGCGCGGACTCCCGCCTCCGGCAGTCCCTGCGCGGCTACAGCACCGACCGCAACACCGCCGCCGAAATCCGCGCCTCCGCCATGGGCCCCTTCCTCAGCACCCGCTACCGGCAGGTCTCCGACCGCCTCGAACACGACGTGCTCACCGCCGCCCTCCGCTCCCTGCGCGTGCAGCTCACCGGCGACGCCGCCTCCTCCCTGGCCCTCGCCGGCTGCTTCGCCGCCCTCGCCTGGATGGTCACCGCCGGCCGCATCGACCTCGCCGCCGCAGGAACCGCCCTCTTCGCCCTCCGTACCGCCTCAGCCGCCCTGACCACACTCACCCGCGCCGCCGCCCGCGTCTTCCGCACCGGCCTCTACCTGGACGACTGGTCCGCATTCCTCACCGACGCCGACCACCACCGCACCCGCAGAGGAACCCTCCAGCTCCCCGCCGGACCACCCACGCTCATCACCGCCCGCAACATCACCTTCACCTACCCGGGGGCCGACCGGCCCGCCCTGGACCAACTTGACTTCGACCTCCGCTCCGGCGAACTCGTCGCCGTCATCGGGGAAAACGGCGCCGGCAAATCCACCCTCGTCCAGCTCCTCACCGGCCTCTACCTCCCAGACACCGGTACCGTGCGCTGGGACGGCCTCGACCTGGCCGACATCGACCCGGCAAGCGTCTGGGCAAAACTAGCCCTCACCCCCCAGGACTACACCCGCTGGCCCCTCACCGCACGGGAGAACATCCACCTCGGAACACCCCGGCCAGAAGGCGACCAAGCCGTCATGGAAGCCGCCCGCGCCTCCGGCGCCGACACCGTCCTCGCAGCACTCCCCCAGGGCCTGGACACCTCCCTGGCACGCTCATGGTGGGGCGGACACGACCTCTCCGGCGGCCAATGGCAACGCCTCGCCCTCGCCCGCTCCTTCCACGCCGACGCCCCCGTCCACATCCTCGACGAACCCACAGCAGCCCTCGACGCCCGCGCCGAACACCAAGTCCTCCAGCGATTCCGCGCCCTCACCGACGCACGCGCCGGCCTCTTCGTCACCCACCGCCTCGCCTCAGCCCGCATCGCCGACCGCGTAGTGGTCCTCCACCACGGCCGCGTCACCGAATCCGGAACCTACGACGAGTTGCTACACCAGCCCGGCAGCCGCTTCGCCGAGCTACACCAACTCCAAAGCGGAACCGAACTGGTCCAGTGA
- a CDS encoding HNH endonuclease family protein, with translation MITKTAAVLAGALLALPLATAPAGAAPEPVAVLTLAEAIEQLPSAPENREGYQRTSFKHWVDADRNGCNTRAEVLVAESQVRPTIEARCRVVAGEWFSYYDGVTVTDPGGLDIDHVVPLAEAWDSGASKWDAARREAYANDLTVEASLAAVTARTNRSKADQDPADWMPPLADARCTYLADWVGTKLRWRLAVDDAERAALVDLSGGCGEQIDYEPAP, from the coding sequence ATGATCACTAAGACCGCGGCTGTCCTGGCCGGCGCCCTTCTCGCCCTTCCGTTGGCCACAGCTCCGGCCGGCGCCGCCCCTGAGCCCGTCGCCGTACTCACGCTCGCCGAGGCCATCGAGCAGCTGCCGAGCGCACCGGAGAACCGGGAGGGGTACCAGCGCACAAGCTTCAAGCACTGGGTCGACGCCGACCGTAACGGCTGCAACACCAGGGCCGAGGTGCTGGTCGCAGAGTCCCAGGTGAGGCCCACCATCGAGGCTCGCTGCCGCGTGGTCGCCGGCGAGTGGTTCTCCTACTACGACGGCGTGACCGTCACCGACCCCGGTGGCCTCGATATCGACCACGTGGTGCCGCTCGCTGAGGCGTGGGACAGCGGGGCCTCCAAATGGGACGCCGCCCGCCGTGAGGCGTACGCCAACGACTTGACTGTAGAGGCATCCCTCGCCGCGGTCACCGCCCGCACCAACCGTTCGAAGGCCGACCAGGACCCTGCGGACTGGATGCCGCCCCTCGCTGACGCCCGTTGCACCTACCTCGCCGACTGGGTGGGCACGAAGCTCCGCTGGCGCCTGGCCGTTGACGACGCAGAAAGGGCCGCGCTGGTCGACCTCTCCGGCGGCTGCGGCGAGCAGATCGACTACGAGCCCGCCCCGTAG
- a CDS encoding NUDIX hydrolase yields the protein MANTPHASVIVARDAQGNIALLSSHFPQHGGEYLFLPGGRFENDETPLECAQRELLEEAGVTGARWEPLGSFTPTLASPARVHLFLAEELTLGPQQLTPSEADFKLTWWPMHEALAAVQRGQFLLPAGPLALFLAAQHSSTAPQGTGTGNEIEQNITQNDAVRSRPTLTPVDLT from the coding sequence ATGGCCAACACCCCGCATGCATCCGTCATCGTGGCCCGGGACGCCCAGGGCAACATCGCACTCCTCAGCTCACACTTCCCCCAGCATGGTGGCGAGTACCTGTTCCTGCCCGGCGGGCGGTTCGAGAACGACGAGACGCCCCTGGAGTGCGCTCAGCGGGAACTCCTGGAGGAAGCGGGCGTGACCGGCGCACGCTGGGAGCCGCTTGGCTCCTTCACTCCCACCCTCGCCTCCCCGGCGAGGGTGCACCTGTTCCTCGCCGAGGAACTGACCCTGGGGCCCCAGCAGCTCACCCCGAGCGAGGCCGACTTCAAACTCACCTGGTGGCCGATGCACGAGGCCCTGGCCGCAGTGCAACGCGGCCAGTTCCTGCTCCCCGCGGGCCCCCTCGCCCTCTTCCTGGCAGCCCAGCACTCATCCACCGCCCCGCAGGGAACTGGAACGGGCAACGAGATAGAGCAGAACATCACACAGAACGACGCGGTGCGTTCCCGGCCAACTCTGACGCCAGTCGACCTCACGTGA
- a CDS encoding HAD family hydrolase — translation MTTARIALFSIDHALTDRQTAFELWAGEFAAEYADEVAANCPEIEPTWLRVADRACADRVEYFTLLRARYGLDRSVDHLHAGYRRRLAELVPHRPEVTAALTDLKEAGWTLGAITGGERATQIRKLHTAQLDHLVDAVITTGDSDLCEARGDLMRKAVEDLDAAPHAEVWLVSDFATDVVGAHTAGLGSVWISRGRTLAPGDPQPERVCETVVEATRWLAAACPR, via the coding sequence GTGACCACCGCCCGCATCGCGCTCTTCAGCATCGACCACGCCCTCACCGACCGACAGACCGCCTTCGAACTGTGGGCCGGGGAGTTCGCCGCCGAGTACGCCGATGAGGTCGCTGCCAACTGCCCCGAGATCGAGCCGACCTGGCTGCGGGTCGCTGACCGCGCCTGTGCCGACCGCGTCGAGTACTTCACGCTGCTCCGCGCCCGCTATGGCCTGGACCGATCCGTCGACCACCTCCACGCCGGCTACCGGCGCCGCCTCGCGGAGCTGGTCCCCCACCGGCCCGAGGTCACCGCTGCCCTCACCGACCTGAAGGAGGCGGGATGGACTCTGGGGGCCATCACCGGCGGCGAGCGCGCCACCCAGATCCGCAAACTGCACACCGCACAGCTCGATCACCTCGTCGACGCGGTGATCACCACCGGTGACTCCGACCTCTGCGAAGCCAGGGGCGATCTGATGCGCAAGGCCGTCGAGGACCTCGATGCCGCCCCCCATGCTGAGGTCTGGCTGGTCAGCGATTTCGCGACCGATGTCGTCGGGGCGCACACCGCCGGGCTCGGCTCTGTCTGGATCAGCCGCGGCCGGACGCTCGCCCCCGGCGATCCGCAGCCCGAACGCGTCTGCGAAACCGTCGTGGAGGCAACCCGCTGGCTCGCCGCCGCATGCCCCAGGTGA
- a CDS encoding DUF397 domain-containing protein — translation MTNTADHIEWRKSSYSSGGSGNCVEVAATPGSVRVRDSKDTSIRGFAVSGDAWSAFLGDVPAE, via the coding sequence GTGACCAACACCGCAGACCACATCGAGTGGCGGAAGAGTTCCTACAGCAGCGGAGGCTCCGGCAACTGCGTAGAGGTTGCCGCCACGCCAGGCAGCGTCCGCGTTCGCGACTCCAAGGACACGAGCATCCGGGGGTTCGCCGTCAGCGGCGATGCCTGGAGCGCCTTCCTGGGCGATGTTCCTGCGGAATAG
- a CDS encoding lasso peptide biosynthesis B2 protein, with product MRWLARTWLALSDADDRALAPLRVLPAASPALAGAVSAAVLQIHPAWYRGRIACMEISLATVLALALCGRQAHWVLGARQLPAEAHAWVWTENGAFGLSGRDRPDPRRPWVGTLATPPVPHPRKGEP from the coding sequence GTGCGCTGGCTGGCCCGGACCTGGCTGGCGCTCTCTGATGCTGATGACCGGGCCCTGGCGCCTCTGCGGGTGCTGCCCGCTGCCTCACCCGCTCTGGCCGGCGCCGTCTCGGCCGCCGTACTGCAGATCCACCCGGCCTGGTACCGGGGCCGCATCGCCTGCATGGAAATCTCGCTCGCGACGGTCCTCGCCCTGGCGCTCTGCGGCCGACAGGCCCACTGGGTGCTGGGCGCACGGCAGTTGCCCGCCGAGGCACATGCGTGGGTGTGGACCGAGAACGGCGCATTCGGGCTGTCCGGCCGCGACCGCCCCGACCCCCGCCGCCCCTGGGTCGGCACCCTCGCCACACCTCCCGTACCGCACCCCCGAAAGGGTGAGCCGTAA
- a CDS encoding Scr1 family TA system antitoxin-like transcriptional regulator: MSDFTTDAARATALGRVLGARLRHLRTDAGTSLDAVARRLGVSSHTIGRIERGLHPPREDQIARLLDHYQVPDDEQRAAAELLRQDQTSEGQYQVADALPGWLARATGVERTASHLHAYTLHHFPAPVQTPEYARALAGAAYPERSLAANADHILRRVDRSRLLKLSPRATCVVIIDEALLLRAPADAAVHRRQLQHLHALTADNHNVHIGIRRLSAPAPIPLPSHGSVTYCARGRGPDDDLVLAETLHGAHHFAASVAAEYRETLFQLTRCATDRPKTLAILQRHIDHLPAPARI, encoded by the coding sequence GTGTCCGACTTCACCACCGACGCCGCCCGGGCCACCGCGCTGGGCCGCGTCCTCGGCGCCCGCCTGCGCCACCTGCGCACCGACGCGGGCACCAGCCTCGACGCTGTCGCCCGCCGCCTCGGCGTCAGCAGCCACACCATCGGCCGGATCGAGCGGGGCCTCCACCCGCCGCGCGAGGACCAGATCGCGCGCCTCCTCGACCACTACCAGGTCCCGGACGACGAACAACGCGCGGCCGCCGAGCTGCTCAGGCAGGACCAGACCAGCGAGGGGCAGTACCAGGTGGCCGACGCGCTCCCCGGCTGGCTCGCCCGGGCCACCGGCGTCGAGCGGACCGCCTCCCACCTCCACGCCTACACCCTCCACCACTTCCCCGCGCCCGTGCAGACCCCGGAGTACGCCCGGGCCCTCGCCGGCGCCGCCTACCCGGAACGGTCCCTGGCCGCCAACGCGGACCACATCCTCCGGCGCGTCGACCGGTCCCGCCTCCTCAAGCTCAGCCCGCGCGCCACCTGCGTCGTCATCATCGACGAAGCCCTCCTCCTTCGCGCCCCCGCGGATGCCGCGGTGCACCGCCGGCAGCTCCAGCACCTCCACGCGCTGACCGCCGACAACCACAACGTCCACATCGGCATACGCCGGCTCTCCGCTCCCGCGCCCATCCCGCTGCCCTCCCACGGCTCCGTCACCTACTGCGCGCGGGGCCGCGGCCCGGACGACGACCTGGTCCTCGCGGAGACCCTCCACGGCGCCCACCACTTCGCCGCCAGCGTGGCCGCCGAGTACCGCGAAACCCTGTTCCAGCTCACCCGGTGCGCCACCGACCGCCCCAAGACCCTCGCCATCCTCCAGCGGCACATCGACCACCTGCCCGCACCGGCCCGCATCTGA
- a CDS encoding endonuclease/exonuclease/phosphatase family protein, whose protein sequence is MDDTLTIMSMNIRDGAHGHLAELAALIAAQDPDIVGLQEAKGWRRPWYSPLRHGKALRTVMEATGLRVAIYTPSRTHGCDLVTLVSPRIQPTGYRRNVGEGHLHHGASRFRFTLEGRPKEEVWEHLNTHFSPFSGAHRLIEASWLTEYAGAPRRLLTGDLNSDLPEKWGGIADPLNWDGLIPPNLRSRHLRPGPGHQPSDRDATALLIEAGWRSAHLDHVRQATVGHWHGSESWEHAPDHILVSSDLAADVLRHETLRPPPGVEPFSDHHAIVATLAI, encoded by the coding sequence ATGGACGACACCCTGACGATCATGTCCATGAACATCCGGGACGGCGCCCATGGGCACCTCGCCGAACTCGCCGCCCTGATCGCCGCGCAGGACCCCGACATCGTCGGGCTCCAGGAGGCCAAGGGCTGGCGGCGCCCCTGGTACTCCCCCCTTCGCCACGGAAAGGCACTGCGCACCGTGATGGAGGCGACTGGCCTGCGGGTGGCCATCTACACGCCCAGCCGCACCCACGGCTGCGACCTCGTCACCCTCGTCAGCCCCCGCATCCAGCCCACCGGATACCGGCGAAACGTCGGCGAAGGGCACCTTCACCACGGGGCGTCCCGGTTCCGGTTCACGCTCGAAGGGCGGCCGAAGGAGGAGGTCTGGGAGCACCTGAACACCCACTTCTCCCCCTTCTCGGGAGCCCACCGGCTGATCGAGGCCAGTTGGCTGACCGAGTACGCCGGGGCCCCGCGCCGCCTCCTGACCGGCGACCTGAACTCGGACCTCCCCGAAAAGTGGGGCGGCATCGCCGACCCGCTGAACTGGGACGGACTGATCCCCCCGAACCTGCGCTCACGGCACCTGCGACCCGGCCCCGGACACCAGCCGTCCGACCGAGACGCCACGGCCCTGCTGATCGAAGCCGGCTGGCGCAGCGCACACCTCGACCACGTCCGCCAGGCCACCGTGGGCCACTGGCACGGCAGCGAGAGCTGGGAGCACGCGCCGGACCACATACTTGTCAGCTCCGACCTCGCCGCCGATGTCCTGCGCCACGAGACGCTCAGGCCCCCTCCGGGCGTGGAACCCTTCAGCGACCACCACGCCATCGTCGCCACCCTCGCCATCTGA
- a CDS encoding DUF5999 family protein: MALTAPFGPGPSRPLPAVKTTLSLAEARDLDTGSPKIEVVSLTVPPPMIRQPAYHTWARSRVASPWPMRTHQPVGVVHWYAHPATLAHAFSLHKETGDPSHYLPRPEPEQRLLLLRQIDHLRHLITLGKLGIRLFPAGTEASPDADGVTLYHRHQGQSVLAHDIGPSVREIADVSRPDVLGWLNQIREAAGPPEEGAELLAEQYRAMAKAVCGPGWRCPHTPCCPDPSAPDAEAAELLIVHDEQGWGRRCNGVFSFADSGRLGPGGQVVAPHRPLPRTTR; encoded by the coding sequence ATGGCCCTCACTGCCCCGTTCGGCCCCGGCCCCAGTCGTCCCCTGCCCGCGGTGAAGACGACGCTCAGCCTGGCCGAGGCGCGGGACCTGGACACCGGCTCCCCCAAGATCGAGGTGGTGAGCCTGACGGTCCCGCCGCCGATGATCCGCCAGCCGGCGTACCACACCTGGGCGCGCTCACGCGTCGCCTCGCCCTGGCCGATGCGCACCCACCAGCCGGTCGGCGTCGTCCACTGGTACGCCCACCCCGCGACCCTCGCCCACGCGTTCTCCCTGCACAAGGAGACCGGCGACCCGTCGCACTACCTGCCCAGGCCCGAGCCGGAGCAGCGGCTGCTCCTCCTGCGGCAGATCGACCACCTGCGGCACCTGATCACGCTCGGCAAACTGGGCATCCGCCTCTTCCCTGCCGGGACCGAAGCCTCGCCGGACGCTGACGGGGTCACCCTCTACCACCGCCACCAGGGCCAGTCGGTCCTGGCGCACGACATCGGGCCGTCGGTCCGCGAGATCGCCGACGTCTCGCGGCCCGACGTCCTCGGCTGGCTGAATCAGATCCGCGAAGCCGCCGGGCCCCCCGAGGAGGGCGCCGAACTACTGGCCGAGCAGTACCGGGCGATGGCCAAAGCGGTGTGCGGGCCGGGCTGGCGGTGCCCGCACACGCCCTGCTGCCCGGACCCGTCCGCCCCCGACGCCGAGGCCGCAGAGCTGCTGATCGTCCACGACGAGCAGGGGTGGGGACGCCGCTGTAACGGCGTCTTCAGCTTCGCCGACTCCGGACGCCTCGGGCCCGGTGGCCAGGTCGTCGCGCCGCACCGCCCTCTCCCCCGCACCACCCGCTGA